The following proteins are encoded in a genomic region of Magallana gigas chromosome 1, xbMagGiga1.1, whole genome shotgun sequence:
- the LOC136269685 gene encoding tripartite motif-containing protein 2-like, with translation MALSKQVFPGDVQDIQIPVIAQHYLVCGTEDCKKNCQFYCNSCHKPLCEQCRDKHHNIPENKNHEVVPYRQSIRKLPVEKCKDHPTKDIDMICENCQVAVCSKCLIKDHRGHTFDDLETIYSKNFTLCLDKIYNINQYYLPTSQDIKSDIKEDVLILKAFMDKIRTSIKAEAESVKRLVEKAMSDNLEQAKEMEETLLEKLQSQSKIYDDYKCYLENLVKEFQGYLSYSKVQNNSILFSLSEVLNIKPIHKSTEPVYPVFTVGQYSKNDVAKLLGTITVPTAKPAYRKIKPMYITSTQLKPTRKLKEADGDELEVNQKRSLSSSVTIVKEYIVLGVDSVCHISGGKSGILWASDASGNLVQTDLQGKQLQMRKTSCQNEGFHTVTLDGYLIFADRINCSVNSITHGKTITLFITTKEWEPLSIHTSNLNGDILVGMRTLSMRKVARYNKTGNEIQSIEKDNKGQGLYIVPHYITENINGDICVSDFGKQAVVVVNKVGQHRFSYTGQESEICPYGICTDILGHIIVCDVNSQTVHVLDQDGQFLTLLVTSQKGIKNPFCVRVDDDNNLHVGHGDTNTVKVYKYLQ, from the coding sequence ATGGCGTTATCCAAACAAGTATTTCCAGGTGATGTACAGGACATACAGATACCAGTCATAGCCCAGCATTATTTGGTGTGTGGGACTGAAGACTGTAAGAAGAACTGCCAATTTTACTGCAATTCTTGTCACAAACCATTGTGTGAACAATGCAGAGATAAACATCACAACATTCCAGAGAATAAGAACCATGAAGTGGTCCCTTACCGCCAAAGTATACGAAAACTACCTGTGGAGAAATGTAAAGATCATCCCACTAAAGATATTGACATGATTTGCGAAAACTGCCAGGTTGCAGTATGTTCCAAATGTCTAATAAAAGATCATCGAGGGCACACCTTTGACGACCTGGAGACCATTTATTCCAAGAACTTCACTCTGTGCCTTGATAAAATCTACAACATAAATCAATATTATCTCCCAACCTCACAAGATATAAAAAGCGATATTAAAGAAGATGTCTTAATACTGAAAGCGTTTATGGATAAAATAAGAACATCCATAAAAGCTGAAGCAGAGTCAGTTAAACGTCTAGTGGAAAAAGCGATGTCGGACAACTTAGAACAAGCCAAAGAAATGGAGGAGACCCTATTGGAAAAGCTTCAGAGTCAAAGCAAAATCTATGACGACTACAAGTGTTACCTTGAAAACCTTGTCAAAGAGTTCCAGGGTTACCTGTCTTATAGTAAAGTTCAAAACAATTCAatccttttttctctctcagaaGTACTTAATATTAAACCCATACATAAGTCGACAGAACCTGTTTATCCAGTATTCACTGTTGGTCAATACAGCAAAAATGATGTCGCTAAACTACTGGGTACAATAACTGTTCCCACTGCTAAACCAgcatatagaaaaataaaaccaatgtaCATTACTTCTACACAGTTGAAACCTACAAGAAAATTGAAAGAAGCGGACGGAGATGAATTAGAAGTTAATCAAAAAAGGTCTCTGTCTTCCTCTGTCACCATCGTCAAAGAGTACATAGTACTAGGTGTTGATAGTGTATGTCATATATCAGGAGGTAAATCAGGCATACTTTGGGCCAGTGATGCAAGTGGCAACCTTGTTCAAACTGATCTACAGGGGAAACAGCTACAGATGAGAAAAACAAGCTGTCAAAATGAAGGCTTCCACACCGTTACCCTGGACGGGTATCTGATCTTTGCAGACAGAATCAATTGTAGCGTTAATAGTATAACGCATGGAAAAACTATCACTCTATTCATTACAACGAAAGAATGGGAACCACTTAGCATACACACATCCAACCTTAACGGGGATATACTGGTTGGAATGAGAACGTTATCGATGCGTAAAGTCGCCAGGTATAACAAAACAGGGAACGAAATACAGAGCATAGAGAAGGACAACAAAGGACAGGGACTGTATATTGTACCACACTatatcacagaaaacatcaatggtgatATCTGTGTATCAGACTTTGGCAAACAAGCTGTGGTAGTAGTGAATAAAGTAGGACAACACAGATTTTCCTATACAGGTCAAGAGTCAGAGATTTGTCCCTATGGTATCTGTACTGATATTCTCGGTCACATCATTGTCTGTGATGTCAACAGTCAAACGGTTCATGTTCTTGATCAGGACGGTCAGTTCTTGACTCTTTTAGTCACATCTCAAAAAGGGATAAAGAATCCCTTTTGTGTGCGTGTGGACGATGATAACAATCTTCATGTGGGACATGGTGACACTAACACAgttaaagtgtacaaatatcTTCAATGA